In Sphingobacterium sp. SRCM116780, the genomic stretch TTATTGGGGTATCCTGAAATGTGCTTTATCAAAGCAGAAGTTTTATTTAATAAAGGAGATAAAGCAGGTGCATTTAGCGCATACGCAGCAGGTATTAAAGGTCATATTGATTTGATGAATATCAAATTGAATACTTATGGAAATGAAAACGTAAGTAAATCTCCTATGGCGCAGAATAAGATTGATGATTTTCTTACTAAGGGTATCGGAACAGCAGCAGATCTCACGTTAGCAAAGATCATGACACAAAAGTTCATCGCATTATCATTCTCGCAGCAAAACTGGAATGATATGAGAAGATATGATTTTAGCAATTTGGTTTATCCGGGATGGAAAGTCCCCTACGAATATACTGCTACTGCTGCGGCTCAAACGAAAATACCACAAGGTAAGCAATTCAGGAGAGTACGTCAGGTTTCTCATGAAATTAATTATAATGCCGATAACTTGAAAGCTTCACACCCAAGTGCACTAAATGATGATATTTGGTCGTATCCAGTTTGGTGGGATATTAAAGAATGATTTATATTTGAAAGCCGCTATGTGCGGCTTTCTTCTTCATATTAAAATAAATAGACATATTCATATGAAATATCTTTTGAAATTCATTTTTGCTATATTTCCAATTTGGATTTATGCCCAAACACCGAAAATCATTCAAAAACCAATCACTTGGAATGCGGAACGAGAGCAATTGTCACTCGATTATTTGAAAAATCGACATGGTGTTATACAGGAAAAAGCTGTTATAAAGCCAACGATGATAGTGGTACATTGGACAGCAAACAATAGTGTAAAGGCTACCTTTGCTACTTTTAATCCTGTTCGATTACCAGGTAGGCCTGAGCTCACAAAAGCCAGTCCCTTGAATGTTTCTTCCCAATATGTTATTGATCGGGATGGCACCATTTACCAATTTCTTCCTGATACGGTGTTTGCAAGACATACAATTGGTTTAAATTATTGTGCAATCGGTATTGAGAATATAGGGGGAGACAAGTTCCCACTCACTACAGCACAATTGGATGCCAACGAAGCACTTATTCGTCAGTTAAAAAAGAAATACCCAATTGAATTTGTTTTAGGTCATCATGAGTATACAGCTTTTCGCAAAACAAAATATTGGAAAGAAACAGATCCCAACTACATCACCAGTAAATCAGATCCTGGAAATGACTTTATGGTAAAATTGAGAAAAAGATTGACAGATTTACACTTGTCTGCTATAGCGAAATAATAAAAAAATGATTTGTTTTTAAAGGAGCCCAGTCAGGCTCCTTTTTTTTGTTTTTTTAATCGGGTTTTTACAATTAACGAGTTTTTATGGATGTATAAATATTATAGGAAATCTATTTTATTTTGTTCTTTATCACAATGATATATGCCGTTTTGTGCTTAGTTGTTTTATTGTAACAATAATGTTTCATTTGTGTGTTTTTTATACACTATGTTTCATTTTTGTAAAAATTTTATGTATATATATTGTATTATTTTTCAGCTATTTATATATTTTTTAACACTTTTTAAGTTAAATACAGTTAAAAAATAGTTAAGATGATTTTTTTGAAATAAAAGTGAGTACTCACCTTGTTTTGCGTTTTTGTGAGTGATTTAATAAAAAAAACGAAAACATCTACTTACTTTTATCTCAAGTTATTTATTATTTATAATAGGTGAAAACTTCATTATCATCAATTTTTTAAATTAATTATGAAAAAGCTATTTGCATTTCTTGCATTTACGAGTATTCTTTCATTCATTTCATGTGCTAGCAAATCAGCTATTATTGGTAATACCTCTAAGAATCAACCCGCTCATGTCCTTACTGGAGCGGATCAATTATCGCGCTATTTACCAAAATTGAACGGTAAGAAGGTCGGTATAATGGGTAATCAAACTTCCATCGTAGGCGCATCTAAAGAGCATTTAGTTGACGTATTGTTGCGTGAAAAAGTAGATTTGAAATTTGCCTTTGCTCCTGAGCATGGCTTTCGCGGCGATGTAGAACGAGGGGAGAAATTTGCTAATGATGTAGATTCAAAAACGGGTCTTCCACTATATACGTTATATGGGGGCAATGAAAAGCAAGATTCCATTGTCAATTCAATTGATGTGATGATTTTTGATTTGCAAGATGTTGGCGCTCGCTTTTACACATACATCACCTCCTTACATCGGGTAATGGAGTTGTGTGCAAAATATAATAAAAAATTAATCGTGTTGGATCGTCCTAATCCAAATGGAGATCAAGTTGATGGTCCTGTTCGTAAAGACGATAAATTCAAATCTGCTGTTTCTTGGCATAAAATAGCTATGGTGCATGGTTTGACAATTGGTGAATTAGCGAAAATGATTAATGGGGAAAAATGGTTAGCGGATGGAAAACAATGTGATGTAACGATCGTGCCTGTTCAAGGATATAATCATAAGATGATGTATGATCTACCTGTTATTCCTTCTCCTAGCTTACCCAACCAACTTTCTGTTCGTTTGTATTTATCACTTTGTCTTTTTGAAGGAACGGATATTTCTGTGGGACGTGGAACAGACTGGCCATTTCAAATCATTGGTTATACAAATCCTGTATATGGATCATTCACATTCACTCCTGGAGATCGTCATGGGATGTCTAAACATGTTGAAGGTAAAGGAGCTATTAATTACGGTGTAGACTTGCGAAATATCGTTCCGGCTACCCATAAATTTACGTTAAGTTACTTATTGGATTTCTATAATAAGACACCAGATAAATCAACGTTTTTTGCTAGACCAGAATTTTTTGATAAGCTGGCAGGGACTGATCAGCTAAGAAAACAGATCATGGCAGGTGAAACAGAAGATCAAATCAGAGCTTCTTGGGCAGATGATTTAAAGGAATATAAACAGATGCGTAAAAAGTATTTATTATACCCTGATTTTGAATAAAGACAAATTAAACATTAATATAAAAATCATTTATTTTTTAACTCGATAATCAATGAGAAAATTTATACTATTTTCTATTGCTTTTGGATTGGGTATTCCTTCTGAATCATTTTCCTTTGTGAAAAAGGAAGGAATTTTAAATAATCCTCAAGTAACACAATCGCTTTTAGCCTCCTCTAAAACTGCACTTCAGAATGCAGTTAAGGGTGTTGTGACAGGTCCTGAGGGCCCTATGGCTGAGGTAAGCGTAACCGTTGTAGGAGCGACTACTTCCACAAAGACTGATTCGAAAGGACAATTTACAATTAATGCCGCAGTTGGTAGTAAACTGAGATTCACATCTGTTGGGTATACGACAAAGGATGTTGTCGTAGTCTCGAATACAATGAATGTAAGCCTAGAATCAAGCAATGAATCTTTGGATGAGGTTGTTGTTGTTGGTTATGGTACACAAAAGAAAGGGAATTTAACGGGAGCTGTATCTTCAATTTCTGTTAAAGACAATTTGCAAGGAAGAGCTATTGCTGATGTGGGGCGTGGTATCCAAGGAACAACGCCAGGTTTAACTGTGGTTGTACCGAGTGGTGAAGTTGGTTCTGATCCTGTGATGAAAATCCGTGGTCAGATGGGATCTATCACAGGTGGATCAAGTCCATTGATCTTATTGGATAATGTGGAGATTCCAAGCATTCAATTGGTTAATCCTGCAGATGTGGAATCGATCTCTGTATTGAAAGATGCAGCAGCGGCTTCTATTTATGGTTCTAAAGCGGCTTTTGGTGTTGTATTGATTACAACCAAAAAAGGTGCGCAGGGAGGTGAAAAATTTAATATCAATTATTCGAATAACTTCTCTTTTCAAAATTCGGCTGTAGACTATAATATGGGGGATGTAAATGCCTTAAAATATTCATTGGAAGCTGCTGAACGTGTAGGGGAATCAGAAACGGGTGCTTTTTATAAAATCAACAGAGAAAGTTATCAAAGAGCATTGGATTGGAAACAAAAATATGGAAATTCAATTGGGGCAGATGATCCTACCGTATATGGACGCGATTGGTATGTTAATCCTGCTGAGCCCACCAAAAAATATGGGGTGAGAACCTATAATCCAGAAGATTATATGATCCGTAAAACAGCTCCAACTTCTCAGCACGATTTAAGTATCAATGGAACATCGGGTAAAACGAATTACACGTTAAGCATGGGGTTATTGAATCAGTCTGGTATGATGAAACCTACCGACCACGATAAATTCAGTAGAGCAAATGCAGCATTGCGTTTATCATCAGAGATTAACAAATACCTAACCGTTCGTGGTGGTGCCATGGTTTCCAGAAGGAAGAAAGAATATCCATATACAACAAACTCAACAACTGCAGATCCATGGTTATATCTTTACCGTTGGAGTTCCTTATATCCTATGGGACTGGATGAAAACGGCCACAAGATTCGCAGCCCATGGAGTGAAATTTCCTCGGCAAATACAGCGAGTTTCCAAAATAATTATATTAACCTGAACTTAGGTGCGACCGTTAATATCATGAAAAACTGGAAGGTCGATTTTGACTATACATTCTCTAATCAAGAAGAAATTACGACTCAGCCAGGTACGCGTTTTACTGCCGCAGATTCTTGGGTTGCTGGTGTTCCTCGTAAAAACACAGGAGGTAATCTGGTATATGTAAATGCTGACGGTCAAGTTGTAGATGCAGGTGCTGCAGGTGCTATGCCTGCTTACGACCTTAATTATTATACTTATACAGCTAATGGAGCGAATCCCGATCATTACTTAAGGGCTTCAGGAGCTCGTCGGAATAATACAATTAATGCATTCACGACGTATAATTTAAATGTCAGTGATGACCATGAATTCAAGTTTATTGCGGGTATCAATCGCGTGACATTGGATTATAATATGAACTCTTCGCAGACATTTAATTTGCTAGATATTGAAAATCCACAA encodes the following:
- a CDS encoding N-acetylmuramoyl-L-alanine amidase, with amino-acid sequence MKYLLKFIFAIFPIWIYAQTPKIIQKPITWNAEREQLSLDYLKNRHGVIQEKAVIKPTMIVVHWTANNSVKATFATFNPVRLPGRPELTKASPLNVSSQYVIDRDGTIYQFLPDTVFARHTIGLNYCAIGIENIGGDKFPLTTAQLDANEALIRQLKKKYPIEFVLGHHEYTAFRKTKYWKETDPNYITSKSDPGNDFMVKLRKRLTDLHLSAIAK
- a CDS encoding exo-beta-N-acetylmuramidase NamZ domain-containing protein; protein product: MKKLFAFLAFTSILSFISCASKSAIIGNTSKNQPAHVLTGADQLSRYLPKLNGKKVGIMGNQTSIVGASKEHLVDVLLREKVDLKFAFAPEHGFRGDVERGEKFANDVDSKTGLPLYTLYGGNEKQDSIVNSIDVMIFDLQDVGARFYTYITSLHRVMELCAKYNKKLIVLDRPNPNGDQVDGPVRKDDKFKSAVSWHKIAMVHGLTIGELAKMINGEKWLADGKQCDVTIVPVQGYNHKMMYDLPVIPSPSLPNQLSVRLYLSLCLFEGTDISVGRGTDWPFQIIGYTNPVYGSFTFTPGDRHGMSKHVEGKGAINYGVDLRNIVPATHKFTLSYLLDFYNKTPDKSTFFARPEFFDKLAGTDQLRKQIMAGETEDQIRASWADDLKEYKQMRKKYLLYPDFE
- a CDS encoding SusC/RagA family TonB-linked outer membrane protein, which encodes MRKFILFSIAFGLGIPSESFSFVKKEGILNNPQVTQSLLASSKTALQNAVKGVVTGPEGPMAEVSVTVVGATTSTKTDSKGQFTINAAVGSKLRFTSVGYTTKDVVVVSNTMNVSLESSNESLDEVVVVGYGTQKKGNLTGAVSSISVKDNLQGRAIADVGRGIQGTTPGLTVVVPSGEVGSDPVMKIRGQMGSITGGSSPLILLDNVEIPSIQLVNPADVESISVLKDAAAASIYGSKAAFGVVLITTKKGAQGGEKFNINYSNNFSFQNSAVDYNMGDVNALKYSLEAAERVGESETGAFYKINRESYQRALDWKQKYGNSIGADDPTVYGRDWYVNPAEPTKKYGVRTYNPEDYMIRKTAPTSQHDLSINGTSGKTNYTLSMGLLNQSGMMKPTDHDKFSRANAALRLSSEINKYLTVRGGAMVSRRKKEYPYTTNSTTADPWLYLYRWSSLYPMGLDENGHKIRSPWSEISSANTASFQNNYINLNLGATVNIMKNWKVDFDYTFSNQEEITTQPGTRFTAADSWVAGVPRKNTGGNLVYVNADGQVVDAGAAGAMPAYDLNYYTYTANGANPDHYLRASGARRNNTINAFTTYNLNVSDDHEFKFIAGINRVTLDYNMNSSQTFNLLDIENPQLGFGVNTAAQQAKGDASWEAQLGYFGRVNYAYKNKYLAEANIRYDGASKFPTDLKWQWFPSFSAGWVASEESFMEWAKPALNQLKFRGSWGSIGDQTVPPSLYTSTMIGGDLAWLGSDGSRLYSIGAPSAVRDELKWQKIETTDFGVDMRMFKNKFGIVFDWYRRDTKNMIVPSGDVSATFGAPAPQGNFGALRTQGYELALDFNHRFENGLGVNLRGTFSDATTTILKYTDTRVLSNFYNGKKVGEIWGYRTDRLYQAGDFEYGADGKLVTTTVEGKVMNKLSDPNAAYNTFPTNSNFRFGPGDVKFADLNGDGQINSGAGTVDDHGDLELIGNETPRYEYGFRLGLDYKGVDFSAFFQGVGKRQIWGNGFLTIPGYNASDGAMPSAIADNFWSADNLEAFYPRAYNNAASNDANNMVKQSRYLLDMSYLRVKNITLGYTLPASFVNKAFIKSARVYTSLENFFTFDHLNGLPVDPEAINGFSIFNDTNYNSGRTGVGTPMFKSVSFGVQVNF